A region of Pyxidicoccus parkwaysis DNA encodes the following proteins:
- a CDS encoding tetratricopeptide repeat protein, whose amino-acid sequence MNASLRALALAAALLGTAPASASEPGPAPRPSARELAQQLGAVEQGLRGAEENLRFVETQYTQRTEPSEDVSRERRFSDGEIQYLLGDWPAASVLFYDLVSEPRFKSHPRYTDALFYLADSLLQQKNYIGARLYLREMLSLPITAARYRDALSRFLVVAGRLNHYEGVDAFVEKARALSGGQLPPEMAYVYAKWLFRRTDLPPEERLARARAAFIPLAQSPDGAFRLQAAYHLGVLSVQAGDYPGAIQQFQQLAVAPAATPAAQVQALPAGVRRPGGDAFTAPEVDAQRVRELALMSLGRLQYETGRYDEALDTYSRVPRDSQSFPDSLYEVAWVHVKMGHHQLAKNAIDILLMVAPDSQLAPEARLLHGNLLQKLHQYAQSIETYEHVISTFSPVRDTMDNLLRVDRDPVVYFDRLLARTEASPDVSTLLPPLALRYATTEREVTDAIRMVGDIDSGRKGAGEAQDLAKRILQALDTRGLETFPELQEGYTRADAVDSALIHAEASLVRVEGAALEDVLTPAEREQLAGLRREREALGTRFGKLPTTIQELEERRQRMQARVDSVDREAFRLGYELRSLEAVAASIRKWVDDTRLERKSNPDEEREFLVQLQAETQTVTDLQAELDAARARLADERNAAATALAGEQTIRSGYAEALSREHALLDTAQGRLSPDVASTLVKAHEVRAKTEAMRARVATAREVLRGRVEARGRLIREKVVAEQELLNRYDAEVAEVTGNARNIVGRIAYESFRRVRQQFYDLVLKADVGVVDVSFTEKQDRTTEIQKLSAQKDKALHELDAEFRDVLVEEGGK is encoded by the coding sequence GTGAACGCGTCGCTCCGCGCCCTCGCCCTGGCGGCCGCCCTGCTGGGCACCGCGCCCGCCTCCGCCTCCGAGCCCGGCCCGGCGCCGCGCCCTTCCGCGCGCGAGCTGGCGCAGCAATTGGGCGCCGTGGAGCAGGGCCTGCGCGGCGCCGAGGAGAACCTGCGCTTCGTGGAGACGCAGTACACGCAGCGCACCGAGCCGAGCGAGGACGTCTCGCGCGAGCGCCGCTTCTCCGACGGAGAGATTCAGTACCTGCTGGGTGACTGGCCCGCCGCGTCCGTCCTCTTCTACGACCTCGTCAGCGAGCCGCGCTTCAAGAGCCACCCGCGCTACACGGACGCGCTCTTCTACCTGGCGGACTCGCTGCTCCAGCAGAAGAACTACATCGGCGCGCGGCTCTACCTGCGCGAGATGCTCTCGCTGCCCATCACCGCCGCGCGCTACCGCGACGCCCTCTCGCGCTTCCTCGTTGTGGCCGGGCGCCTCAACCACTACGAGGGCGTGGACGCGTTCGTGGAGAAGGCGCGCGCCCTGTCCGGCGGGCAGCTTCCTCCGGAGATGGCGTACGTCTACGCCAAGTGGCTCTTCCGCCGCACGGACCTGCCGCCCGAGGAGCGCCTCGCCCGCGCGCGCGCCGCCTTCATCCCGCTGGCGCAGTCGCCGGACGGCGCCTTCCGCCTCCAGGCCGCGTACCACCTGGGCGTGCTGTCCGTGCAGGCCGGTGACTATCCGGGCGCCATCCAGCAGTTCCAGCAGCTCGCCGTCGCGCCCGCCGCCACGCCGGCCGCGCAGGTGCAGGCGCTGCCGGCCGGCGTGAGGCGCCCGGGCGGCGACGCCTTCACGGCTCCGGAAGTGGACGCGCAGCGCGTGCGCGAGCTGGCGCTGATGTCGCTGGGGCGGCTGCAATACGAGACGGGCCGCTACGACGAGGCGCTGGACACGTACAGCCGGGTGCCGCGCGACAGCCAGTCCTTCCCGGACTCGCTCTACGAGGTGGCCTGGGTCCACGTGAAAATGGGCCACCACCAGCTGGCGAAGAACGCCATCGACATCCTGCTGATGGTGGCGCCGGACTCGCAGCTCGCGCCCGAGGCGCGCCTGCTCCACGGCAACCTGCTCCAGAAGCTGCATCAGTACGCGCAGTCCATCGAGACGTACGAGCACGTCATCAGCACCTTCAGCCCGGTGCGGGACACGATGGACAACCTGCTCCGCGTGGACAGAGACCCGGTGGTGTACTTCGACCGGCTGCTCGCGCGCACGGAGGCGTCTCCGGACGTGAGCACGCTGCTGCCGCCGCTGGCGCTGCGCTACGCCACCACGGAGCGCGAGGTGACCGATGCCATCCGCATGGTGGGCGACATCGACAGCGGCCGGAAGGGCGCGGGCGAGGCGCAGGATTTGGCGAAGCGCATCCTCCAGGCGCTGGACACGCGCGGGCTGGAGACCTTCCCGGAGCTGCAGGAGGGCTACACGCGCGCGGACGCGGTGGACAGCGCCCTCATCCACGCGGAGGCCTCGCTGGTGCGCGTGGAGGGCGCCGCGCTGGAGGACGTGCTCACCCCCGCCGAGCGCGAGCAACTGGCGGGCCTGCGCCGCGAGCGCGAGGCGCTGGGCACGCGCTTCGGCAAGCTGCCCACCACCATCCAGGAGCTGGAGGAGCGGCGCCAGCGCATGCAGGCCCGCGTGGACTCGGTGGACCGCGAGGCCTTCCGCCTGGGCTACGAGCTGCGCAGCCTGGAGGCCGTCGCCGCCTCCATCCGCAAGTGGGTGGACGACACGCGGCTGGAGCGCAAGTCGAACCCGGATGAGGAGCGCGAGTTCCTCGTGCAGCTCCAGGCGGAGACGCAGACGGTGACGGACCTGCAGGCGGAGCTGGACGCCGCCCGCGCCCGGCTGGCGGACGAGCGCAACGCCGCGGCCACCGCGCTGGCCGGCGAGCAGACCATCCGCTCCGGCTACGCCGAAGCGCTGAGCCGGGAGCACGCGCTGCTGGACACCGCGCAGGGCCGCCTGTCCCCGGACGTCGCGAGCACGCTGGTGAAGGCGCATGAGGTGCGCGCGAAGACGGAAGCGATGCGCGCCCGCGTGGCCACCGCGCGCGAGGTGCTGCGCGGCCGCGTGGAGGCGCGCGGCCGCCTCATCCGCGAGAAGGTGGTGGCGGAGCAGGAGTTGCTCAACCGCTACGACGCGGAGGTGGCGGAGGTGACGGGCAACGCGCGCAACATCGTGGGCCGCATCGCCTACGAGAGCTTCCGCCGCGTGCGCCAGCAGTTCTATGACCTGGTGCTGAAGGCGGACGTCGGCGTGGTGGACGTGTCCTTCACCGAGAAGCAGGACCGGACCACCGAAATCCAGAAGCTGTCCGCGCAGAAGGACAAGGCCCTGCACGAGCTGGACGCCGAGTTCCGCGACGTCCTCGTCGAGGAGGGCGGCAAGTGA
- a CDS encoding dihydrolipoamide acetyltransferase: MRVAAATFHLLALLSATAWMPALAQEPSATPPAAKASPTAQAQPQTADEAFDARVKTLEEEVVDLKEKIYRSKARLLLLQESVLGGDVSTGSRAVIVHKNEMGGSFMLESVAYALDGAPIYTQVDTEGDLGKRHEFEIFNGRIVPGQHQIAVRLVYRGNGYGVFSYLEGYKFKVQSSYTFNAEPGKLSTVRVVGFEQGGMTTDLKDRPAVRYDIDVSKDPGRKVTPTDGAEAPATTSSETK; the protein is encoded by the coding sequence GTGCGTGTCGCTGCCGCCACCTTCCACCTCCTCGCGCTCCTGAGCGCCACCGCCTGGATGCCGGCGCTCGCGCAGGAGCCCTCCGCCACACCGCCCGCCGCGAAGGCCTCCCCCACCGCGCAGGCCCAACCCCAGACGGCGGATGAGGCCTTCGACGCCCGCGTGAAGACGCTGGAGGAGGAGGTCGTCGACCTGAAGGAGAAGATCTACCGCTCCAAGGCGCGCCTGCTGCTGCTGCAGGAGTCGGTGCTCGGCGGTGATGTCTCCACCGGCTCTCGCGCCGTCATCGTCCACAAGAACGAGATGGGCGGCTCCTTCATGCTGGAGTCGGTGGCGTACGCGCTCGATGGCGCGCCCATCTACACGCAGGTGGACACCGAGGGAGACCTCGGCAAGCGGCACGAGTTCGAAATCTTCAACGGCCGCATCGTCCCCGGGCAGCACCAGATTGCCGTGCGGCTGGTGTACCGCGGCAACGGCTACGGCGTGTTCAGCTACCTGGAGGGCTACAAGTTCAAGGTGCAATCCAGCTACACCTTCAACGCGGAGCCGGGAAAGCTCTCCACGGTGCGCGTGGTGGGCTTCGAGCAGGGCGGCATGACGACGGACCTGAAGGACCGGCCCGCGGTGCGCTACGACATCGACGTGTCGAAGGACCCCGGCCGCAAGGTGACGCCGACGGACGGCGCCGAGGCCCCCGCCACCACCTCCTCCGAGACGAAGTAG
- a CDS encoding FecR domain-containing protein, which translates to MSTARPWLLALLLLASGCDEDAATPSATPVVPAAVPDAGVGAELARLEGLTGDVRLERGGKSVPAVAGPLHGGDAVETGAGGAATVRFPDGRSVEVGEDARFALGEDSGGIVMQVERGIVLSRVPAGTKPAGPGTKKVTLSILTPFGLTRVGSDAPSEVSVAVEKDAGRVEVRLGAIEFVGKDGQQLRAAQGESVSVAQGKAELVRTPRVVELAPIPVTVRLGAGRAEVRPKGTVHWRPVAKQGEVLSPGDGVRTRQGGTAVLALQGSSSVLSLGSATELVLESAGQGGTTDEARVDLRQGGLGLQLAQGRTSRVVLPGLDVEGHGAAGLEVRRTSTGYRVDAFTGQVTLVRGESRQPLRAGERATLEGDSGTARVEPLQPAAVALGASEGAEVHHQGLPEVAFTWEGEGAMRVEVATDAGFTRPVLAGTVYRPFVNVPALARGTLYWRVRREDGTELAKGSASFAPERPSKDLDRVRNVVPEGPEKTTIFYQDKPPAVTFTYGEEASAAKYRVAVYRMGALGTPVAERTVADTRAALDAGALSEGSYLWSVTPLSASGAQLRGGRMNKLELVYDNSVPELVVTSPRNGTRAAEKVRAMGVAPVDARLSINGRPVPLDGKHRFSTWVEPVGSPPLLVFKMERPGAPEVHTVRTLKQRGP; encoded by the coding sequence GTGAGCACCGCGCGCCCCTGGCTCCTGGCCCTCCTGCTCCTCGCCTCGGGTTGCGACGAGGATGCGGCCACGCCGTCCGCGACGCCGGTGGTCCCTGCTGCCGTGCCGGATGCGGGCGTGGGCGCCGAGCTGGCGCGCCTGGAGGGGCTGACCGGCGACGTGCGGCTGGAGCGCGGCGGGAAGTCTGTTCCGGCGGTGGCGGGGCCGCTCCACGGTGGGGACGCGGTGGAGACCGGCGCGGGCGGCGCGGCGACGGTGCGCTTTCCGGACGGCCGCTCCGTGGAGGTGGGCGAGGACGCGCGCTTCGCGCTGGGCGAGGACTCGGGTGGCATCGTCATGCAGGTGGAGCGCGGCATCGTCCTGTCGCGCGTGCCCGCGGGGACGAAGCCCGCAGGGCCGGGCACGAAGAAGGTGACGCTGAGCATCCTCACGCCCTTCGGCCTCACCCGCGTGGGCTCGGATGCGCCCAGCGAGGTGAGCGTGGCGGTGGAGAAGGACGCCGGCCGCGTGGAGGTGCGGCTGGGCGCCATCGAGTTCGTCGGCAAGGACGGACAGCAGCTCCGCGCCGCGCAGGGCGAGTCGGTGTCGGTGGCGCAGGGCAAGGCGGAGCTGGTGCGCACGCCGCGCGTGGTGGAGCTGGCGCCCATTCCCGTCACGGTGCGCCTGGGCGCGGGCCGCGCGGAGGTGCGTCCGAAGGGCACGGTGCACTGGCGCCCGGTGGCGAAGCAGGGCGAGGTCCTGTCCCCCGGAGACGGCGTGCGCACGCGGCAAGGAGGCACGGCGGTGCTCGCGCTGCAGGGCTCGTCCTCCGTGCTGTCGCTGGGTTCGGCCACGGAGCTGGTGCTGGAGTCGGCGGGGCAGGGGGGCACCACGGACGAGGCGCGCGTGGACCTGCGGCAGGGCGGGCTGGGGCTCCAGCTCGCGCAGGGGCGCACCAGCCGCGTGGTGCTGCCGGGCCTGGACGTGGAGGGCCACGGCGCCGCGGGCCTGGAGGTGCGGCGCACGTCCACGGGCTACCGCGTGGACGCCTTCACCGGCCAGGTGACGCTGGTGCGCGGCGAGTCGAGGCAGCCGCTGCGCGCGGGCGAGCGCGCCACGCTGGAGGGCGACTCCGGTACCGCTCGCGTGGAGCCGCTCCAGCCCGCGGCGGTGGCGCTGGGCGCGAGCGAGGGCGCCGAGGTCCACCACCAGGGCCTGCCCGAGGTGGCCTTCACCTGGGAGGGCGAGGGCGCCATGCGGGTAGAGGTGGCCACGGACGCGGGCTTCACGCGGCCAGTGCTGGCAGGCACGGTGTACCGCCCCTTCGTCAACGTGCCCGCCCTCGCGCGCGGCACGCTGTACTGGCGCGTGCGCCGCGAGGACGGCACCGAGCTGGCGAAGGGCAGCGCGAGCTTCGCTCCGGAGCGCCCGTCGAAGGACCTGGACCGCGTGCGCAACGTGGTGCCCGAGGGGCCGGAGAAGACGACCATCTTCTACCAGGACAAGCCCCCGGCCGTGACTTTCACCTACGGCGAGGAGGCCTCGGCGGCGAAGTACCGCGTGGCGGTGTACCGCATGGGCGCGCTGGGCACGCCGGTGGCGGAGCGCACCGTGGCGGACACTCGCGCCGCGCTGGACGCGGGAGCGCTGAGCGAGGGCAGCTACCTGTGGTCCGTCACGCCGCTGTCGGCGTCGGGCGCGCAGCTCAGGGGCGGACGGATGAACAAGCTGGAGCTGGTCTATGACAACTCCGTGCCGGAGCTGGTGGTGACCTCGCCGCGCAACGGCACGCGGGCCGCGGAGAAGGTGCGGGCCATGGGGGTGGCGCCGGTGGACGCGCGCCTGTCCATCAATGGACGTCCGGTACCCCTGGATGGCAAACACCGCTTCAGTACGTGGGTGGAGCCGGTGGGCTCGCCCCCGCTGCTGGTGTTTAAGATGGAGCGTCCCGGTGCCCCGGAAGTCCACACGGTGCGCACCCTGAAACAGCGAGGGCCGTGA
- the mglB gene encoding gliding-motility regulator GTPase-activating protein MglB, whose translation MGTQLVMYEEEFTKINAVCDRLTKDANAKVVFLVDKNGQLISSAGQTQNIDTTSLASLTAGNVAAMGGLAKLIGENEFPNQFHEGAKDSLYMTIVGSRVVLVVIFDNRTSLGLVRLRIKKASDELTKIFESLVKKTDSPGAGSPFAEISDDDIDNLFSE comes from the coding sequence ATGGGCACGCAACTGGTGATGTACGAAGAGGAGTTCACCAAGATCAACGCCGTTTGCGACCGGCTCACCAAGGACGCGAACGCGAAGGTGGTGTTCCTCGTCGACAAGAACGGGCAGCTCATCTCCTCGGCCGGACAGACGCAGAACATCGACACCACGTCCCTGGCCTCGCTGACGGCCGGCAACGTGGCCGCGATGGGCGGCCTGGCCAAGCTGATCGGTGAGAACGAGTTCCCCAACCAGTTCCACGAGGGGGCCAAGGACTCGCTCTACATGACCATCGTCGGTAGCCGGGTCGTGCTGGTCGTCATCTTCGACAACCGCACCAGCCTCGGCCTCGTCCGCCTGCGCATCAAGAAGGCCAGCGACGAGCTCACGAAGATCTTCGAGAGTCTGGTGAAGAAGACGGACAGCCCTGGAGCCGGGTCGCCCTTCGCCGAGATTTCCGACGACGATATCGACAACCTCTTCAGCGAGTAA
- the mglA gene encoding gliding-motility regulator Ras-like GTPase MglA, with protein sequence MSFINYSSREINCKIVYYGPGLCGKTTNLQYIYNKTAAETKGKLISLSTETDRTLFFDFLPLSLGEIRGFKTRFHLYTVPGQVFYDASRKLILKGVDGVVFVADSQIERMEANMESIENLRVNLAEQGYDLNKIPYVVQYNKRDLPNAVTVEEMRKALNPRNIPEYQAVAPTGVGVFDTLKAVAKLVLTELKKGG encoded by the coding sequence ATGTCCTTCATCAATTACTCATCCCGCGAAATCAACTGCAAGATTGTCTATTACGGGCCCGGGCTCTGCGGGAAGACGACCAACCTCCAGTACATCTACAACAAGACCGCCGCCGAGACGAAGGGCAAGCTCATCTCGCTCTCCACGGAGACGGACCGCACCCTCTTCTTCGACTTCCTCCCGCTGTCGCTCGGTGAGATTCGCGGCTTCAAGACGCGCTTCCACCTCTACACGGTGCCCGGTCAGGTCTTCTACGACGCCAGCCGCAAGCTCATCCTCAAGGGCGTGGACGGCGTGGTCTTCGTCGCCGACAGTCAAATCGAGCGCATGGAGGCCAACATGGAGTCGATTGAAAACCTCCGTGTGAACCTCGCCGAGCAGGGCTACGACCTGAACAAGATTCCGTACGTGGTCCAGTACAACAAGCGCGACCTGCCCAACGCGGTGACGGTGGAGGAGATGCGCAAGGCGCTCAACCCTCGCAACATCCCCGAGTACCAGGCGGTGGCGCCCACCGGCGTCGGCGTGTTCGACACGCTCAAGGCCGTGGCCAAGCTGGTGCTCACCGAGCTCAAGAAGGGCGGCTGA
- a CDS encoding MSCRAMM family protein, whose amino-acid sequence MARLLLVLLVLATPLAQAEQVAEHASLRLRYGVSLRDGQQADVGPGLTYDGMTPNDLAAVGTGWVGRWLGAWAGVQREAFDLKEGSLRITGGSLLRASVGPRARLFLGPVRAEVGAGYGFAQLPLFGDSAEPVLARGVRHAALVNGRVVVPLFLGLKLEARGELPVTLSAKDASGAEAEATGYSAGGALLVPLKRAGAWGGTLVLDFQHVRDTVTLADGTRSEQRLRRVGAALEFTWNDFTPAPVVASPPPERVPMGALSLRALDAETGAALPGARVVLGDVERVADAQGVVEVELPPGEVTARVSAEGFAPAEGRATVEDGVRAALEVRASRLPPPTGGLRVTVVNAQSGVPLPGVRVAVGATEVRTDMMGQARVKDLAPGPVAVTVKSPGFRTAEEAAVVVAGQEAALSVPLASERKSGPATLAGQVRSTRAGKPLAATLRIPLAKVRTRTDAKGAFSVRVKGGTYRITISAPGHLSQTKTVKVRDGEQAIFNVDLFPRQKR is encoded by the coding sequence GTGGCGCGCCTCCTCCTGGTGCTCCTCGTGCTGGCCACCCCGCTCGCACAGGCGGAGCAGGTGGCCGAGCACGCCTCGTTGCGGCTGCGTTACGGCGTGTCGCTGCGTGACGGGCAGCAGGCGGATGTAGGGCCGGGGCTCACCTACGATGGAATGACGCCGAATGATTTGGCGGCGGTGGGCACGGGGTGGGTGGGGCGGTGGCTGGGCGCGTGGGCGGGCGTGCAGCGCGAGGCGTTCGACTTGAAGGAGGGTTCGCTGCGGATCACCGGCGGCAGCCTGCTGCGCGCGTCGGTGGGGCCGAGGGCGCGGCTGTTCCTGGGGCCGGTGCGCGCGGAGGTGGGTGCGGGCTACGGCTTCGCGCAGCTTCCCCTGTTTGGTGACTCGGCGGAGCCGGTGCTGGCGCGCGGCGTGCGGCACGCGGCGCTGGTGAACGGGCGCGTGGTGGTGCCGCTGTTCCTGGGGTTGAAGCTGGAGGCGCGCGGCGAGTTGCCGGTGACGCTGTCGGCGAAGGACGCGTCGGGCGCGGAGGCGGAGGCCACGGGCTACTCGGCGGGCGGCGCGCTGCTGGTGCCGCTGAAGCGCGCGGGGGCGTGGGGCGGGACGCTGGTGCTGGACTTCCAGCACGTGCGGGACACGGTGACGCTGGCGGACGGGACGCGCTCGGAGCAGCGGCTGCGCCGGGTGGGCGCGGCGCTGGAGTTCACGTGGAATGACTTCACGCCGGCACCGGTGGTGGCGTCGCCTCCTCCTGAGCGGGTGCCGATGGGCGCGCTGTCGCTCCGTGCGTTGGACGCGGAGACGGGCGCGGCGCTGCCGGGCGCGCGCGTGGTGCTGGGAGACGTGGAGCGCGTGGCGGATGCGCAGGGCGTGGTGGAGGTGGAATTGCCTCCGGGTGAGGTGACGGCGCGGGTGAGCGCGGAGGGCTTCGCGCCGGCGGAGGGCCGGGCCACGGTGGAGGATGGAGTGCGCGCGGCGCTGGAGGTGCGCGCGAGCAGATTGCCTCCGCCCACGGGCGGGCTGCGGGTGACGGTGGTGAATGCGCAGTCGGGCGTGCCGCTGCCGGGCGTGCGTGTGGCGGTGGGCGCGACGGAGGTGCGCACGGACATGATGGGGCAGGCGCGGGTGAAGGACCTGGCGCCGGGGCCGGTGGCGGTGACTGTGAAGTCTCCGGGCTTCCGCACGGCGGAGGAGGCGGCCGTCGTCGTCGCTGGCCAGGAGGCGGCGCTGTCGGTGCCGCTCGCGTCGGAGCGCAAGAGCGGGCCCGCGACGCTGGCGGGACAGGTGCGCAGCACGCGCGCCGGGAAGCCGCTGGCCGCGACGCTGCGCATTCCCCTGGCGAAGGTACGCACGCGCACGGATGCGAAGGGTGCCTTCAGTGTGCGCGTGAAGGGTGGGACGTACCGCATCACAATCTCCGCCCCCGGACACCTATCGCAGACGAAGACCGTCAAGGTGCGCGACGGCGAGCAGGCCATCTTCAACGTCGACCTTTTCCCGAGGCAGAAACGGTGA